In the Cytophagia bacterium CHB2 genome, one interval contains:
- a CDS encoding amidohydrolase family protein — MFRMFAFISLLFCGAEALAQSAAIVIKAARLIDGRGGVPLEPARVKIEGGKIVEIGKQLAILPNAKVIDLEEATLLPGLIDLHTHLTDRYGTHWEEALVKTTPGHNALWGAHNARVTLLAGFTTCRDMGPTWPYVDVDLRQAIEEGAVPGPRLLAAGNYVSSTGGAGDARQFSIYVDVPLAKNLADGPEEITRAVRTNFKHGADFIKILATGAVLSKGIHPGAQQYSDEEIQAAVIEANRWGRQVAAHAHGAEGIKAAIRAGVRTIDHGTFLDDEAIAMLKATRTTFYVPTLYTSEVIETEGKLQGIPESEIERNRRLREAEIAAFKRALAAGISVGLGTDASVIPHGDNAKELAMRVSLGESPMSVIVSATSLNAEIIGWQDRVGSIEVGKYADLIAVPGDPLQDIDRLQHVGFVMKGGVVYRDDLVQR, encoded by the coding sequence ATGTTTCGTATGTTTGCCTTCATCAGTTTACTGTTTTGTGGCGCAGAAGCCCTCGCGCAAAGCGCGGCTATCGTGATCAAAGCCGCGCGATTGATTGACGGCCGCGGCGGCGTTCCCCTTGAGCCGGCGAGGGTAAAGATTGAAGGCGGGAAAATTGTCGAAATTGGAAAACAACTGGCCATTCTTCCAAATGCCAAAGTCATTGATCTCGAGGAGGCGACGTTGTTACCGGGGCTGATCGATCTGCATACGCATTTGACCGATCGCTACGGCACTCATTGGGAAGAAGCGCTGGTGAAAACCACGCCGGGACATAATGCGCTTTGGGGTGCGCATAACGCGCGTGTTACACTATTGGCGGGTTTCACGACGTGCCGCGATATGGGGCCAACCTGGCCTTATGTTGATGTTGATCTGCGCCAGGCGATAGAAGAGGGCGCAGTACCCGGCCCGCGATTGCTGGCGGCAGGAAACTATGTGTCTTCCACCGGCGGCGCTGGTGATGCGCGCCAGTTTTCGATTTATGTCGATGTTCCGCTTGCGAAGAACCTCGCCGACGGCCCGGAGGAAATTACGAGAGCGGTGCGCACAAATTTCAAGCACGGCGCGGATTTCATCAAAATTCTCGCGACTGGCGCTGTGCTCTCCAAGGGCATTCATCCCGGCGCACAGCAGTATTCAGACGAAGAGATTCAAGCCGCAGTGATCGAAGCCAATCGCTGGGGCCGGCAAGTGGCCGCGCATGCGCACGGCGCCGAGGGCATCAAAGCTGCAATTCGTGCGGGTGTGCGTACGATTGATCACGGTACATTTCTCGACGATGAAGCGATCGCAATGCTCAAAGCCACCCGCACAACTTTCTATGTGCCGACGCTCTACACCAGCGAAGTGATTGAGACGGAAGGCAAGCTACAGGGTATTCCAGAATCCGAAATTGAGCGCAACCGGCGACTTCGCGAGGCTGAAATTGCTGCTTTCAAACGCGCACTGGCAGCCGGCATTTCGGTTGGACTGGGAACTGATGCTTCGGTGATCCCTCACGGCGATAATGCCAAGGAATTGGCGATGCGCGTGAGCCTCGGCGAATCACCAATGTCGGTTATTGTTTCTGCGACCAGTCTCAATGCGGAAATCATCGGCTGGCAGGATCGCGTGGGCAGCATCGAAGTGGGCAAATACGCGGATCTGATCGCGGTTCCCGGCGATCCTTTGCAAGATATTGACCGATTGCAACATGTCGGTTTTGTGATGAAAGGTGGCGTGGTTTATCGGGATGATTTGGTGCAACGCTAG